The following is a genomic window from Pseudoalteromonas arctica A 37-1-2.
ATTAGTGCTAATATTTTTTACAATAACTTTAATGGTTATCAAGCCTTAAGCTCAAGTCGAAAAATCACTAATATTGACGATGCACATAGCTATGGCTTAGAGCTTGAAGCATATAGCATGTTAGATGATCAATGGCAGTTACATGCAGGGCTAGGTTTGTTAAAAACTAAAATAGATGAATCAGCGACTTATTCAGATGCAGTAGGTAACGAATTAAACTCAGCACCAGAGCTAACTGCAAGTTTAGGGTTATCGCATTGGTTTACAGATAGCTTAAAGTTAAATGTGAGCGCTAATTATGTAGACGATTACTATGGAGATTTAACTAATACAGAAGAGCGTGTTGCCGGAGGTTATACAATTACGCGTGCAACAATAAGCTATAACAGCGATCATTGGTTGGTGAGTGCTTTTATTAATAATGCATTAGATGAAGAAGCATTTACGTCAGTTGAACCTGCAAGTGGTCCCTACCCAACAGGTTATGTTGCGGTAGTGAATCCTCAAACGTTAGGTGCTTCAGTAACGTATCGTTTTTAACGTGCATTAATTAAATAATGAGGATGACTATTAAAATTAAGCAGTAAATTTTAATAAACAAAGTAGCCCTATTATTTTAGGGCTTTTTGTTGCGTGCAGATTATTTTGCATTATTTACCTGCGCTAGTAACTCTATAACTTTTTGTTGACCAAATGTTTGTGCAAATTGCTCGGCTGTTTGACCGGCTTTGTTTTGATGCGCGTTGTCGCAATCAAGTGATACGAGTGTTTTAGCTATACTAAATTCACCTCTAAAAATAGCGGCCATTAGCGCTGTGTTGCCACGGTTATCTTCTAGACAGGCATTAGCGCCTAAGTGTAAAAGTGTGTTGACCGTGTTTTTATTACCATGGTAAGTAGCAATCATTAACGCGGTGTAGCCTTTATTGTTGTAGCTGTCGATAGGAATACCAGCATCTACAAATTGCTCTATTACAGCGGTGTCGTTTGTACGTGCTGCGGCAAAGTAATAAGCAAATAAACTCTCGTATTGTGTTTTTGCAGAATGTTGGGTTTCAGATTGCGTACTGGGTGTTTGTGTATCTGATGTATTTTGAGCGTAAACGCTACTGGTAAAGCTTAGCAGTAGAGCGACTATAATTAATAAATTACGCATAACAATTGTCTCTTATAAAAGAGGAAGGGGTTTATTCCTTCCTCATGGTTGTGGTTTAAATAGCTATTTAGTTGGGACTAATTGCTTTTAACTAGTTGCTTATAAGTTAGCGGCTAGTTGTTTAACCATTTTAATATCGCCGTTTACAGCTTTAGTTAAGCGTGTACCGTACTCGCTATCAGCTTTGTAAAAGTGACTAAGCATTTTGTGTTTAACACTGCTGTTTTGCACTTTGCGTAAATCGCCTGCTAGGTTATTAATTAGGTTTGTACGTTCTTGCTTGCTAAAACCACGGTATAAAACACCTGCTTGCGCAAAGTTTTGCTGCTTTTTAATGGCGGCTTGTTGTACAAAACCTTTAAGCTCTGTATTACTTCTACGGGCAATTGGGTTTTCAGCTACGTTTTCTTGGCTTGGTTGATAGTTTACGTTGCTTTGAGTATTACCATAGTTCATTGCGCCGTCTTGGTTGTAGTTAACCACTTCAACTTTTGCACGGTTAATTGGCAACTGTTGATGGTTAGCACCAAGGCGATACATTTGCGTATCTGCGTATGAAAATACACGCCCTTGTAATAACTTATCTTCTGAGGGTTCAATACCCGCAATAATGTTAGACGGTGCCATTGCTACTTGTTCTGTTGACTGAAAAAAGTTAGTTGGCATGCGATTAAGCGTTAATGTACCTGCCTTCACTTCTTTTACACCTAACCACATTTTTGTTGCATCTAATGGGTTGTAATCAAAGTCGTCAAGCTGCGACGGATCAAGCGTTTTAATGTATAGATCCCATTCTGGGAAGTTACCTTTATTTACTTCGCTGTATAAATCACGCGTTAAATGTTGAAAGTCTTGGCCTTGAACTTCAGCGACTTCTTTTGCATTTAAATTCTCAATGCCTTGTTTACTTACCCAATGAAATTTAACGTACTTAACATCGCCCGATTTATTGATCATTTTATAAGAGTGTACACCCCAA
Proteins encoded in this region:
- a CDS encoding ankyrin repeat domain-containing protein, whose amino-acid sequence is MRNLLIIVALLLSFTSSVYAQNTSDTQTPSTQSETQHSAKTQYESLFAYYFAAARTNDTAVIEQFVDAGIPIDSYNNKGYTALMIATYHGNKNTVNTLLHLGANACLEDNRGNTALMAAIFRGEFSIAKTLVSLDCDNAHQNKAGQTAEQFAQTFGQQKVIELLAQVNNAK
- a CDS encoding catalase produces the protein MNTQINKTKLTLSALALAMALPASAATTLTKDNGAAVGDNQNSITAGERGSVLLEDVQLIQKLQRFARERIPERVVHARGTGAHGVFVASKSLDDLTMAAPFTEAGKETDVFVRFSSVIHSKGSPETLRDPRGFAIKFYTDQGNWDLVGLNLPVFFIRDAIKFPDMIHSLKPSPVDNIQDPNRVFDFFSYEPGSTHMLTWVYSDYGTPASLRKMDGWGVHSYKMINKSGDVKYVKFHWVSKQGIENLNAKEVAEVQGQDFQHLTRDLYSEVNKGNFPEWDLYIKTLDPSQLDDFDYNPLDATKMWLGVKEVKAGTLTLNRMPTNFFQSTEQVAMAPSNIIAGIEPSEDKLLQGRVFSYADTQMYRLGANHQQLPINRAKVEVVNYNQDGAMNYGNTQSNVNYQPSQENVAENPIARRSNTELKGFVQQAAIKKQQNFAQAGVLYRGFSKQERTNLINNLAGDLRKVQNSSVKHKMLSHFYKADSEYGTRLTKAVNGDIKMVKQLAANL